Proteins encoded within one genomic window of Lysinibacillus louembei:
- a CDS encoding YjzD family protein — translation MQYIMTFFWSFLLVSMLTYVVSSILGVDPNFGLAAILSVAVSILVFIIAAVLPSAPVADTDSHH, via the coding sequence ATGCAATACATTATGACATTTTTCTGGTCATTCCTACTTGTATCAATGTTAACTTATGTAGTAAGTTCGATTTTAGGTGTAGACCCTAACTTCGGCTTAGCAGCTATTCTTTCTGTAGCAGTCAGCATTTTAGTATTTATCATTGCTGCAGTTCTTCCAAGCGCTCCAGTGGCGGATACGGATAGTCATCATTAA
- a CDS encoding beta-ketoacyl-ACP synthase III — protein MNAGIIGIGKYVPEKIVTNEDLEKILDTSDEWIRTRTGIEARRIAADNEDTSDLAYKAAVAAIDNAGISAEQIGLILVATVTPDQAFPTVACQIQEALGAKNAAAMDISAACAGFMYGLITAKQFVEGGSYDYILVVGVEKLSKIVDWEDRNTAVLFGDGASAAIVSKVSEGRGILSFELGADGTGGKYLCLDERNAIAMNGREVFKFAVRQMGESAMNVVEKAGYNKEDVDYLIPHQANIRIMEAARERLGLPEEKMSKTIHKYGNTSAASIGISLVDDLEDGKIKEDDLIVLVGFGGGLTWGAVALRWGK, from the coding sequence ATGAATGCAGGGATTATCGGTATTGGCAAATACGTACCGGAAAAAATAGTGACAAATGAGGATTTAGAGAAAATTTTAGATACAAGTGATGAATGGATTCGTACACGTACAGGCATTGAAGCGCGCAGAATTGCAGCTGACAATGAAGATACATCGGATTTAGCATATAAAGCAGCTGTAGCAGCAATTGATAATGCAGGCATTAGCGCTGAGCAAATCGGCTTAATTTTAGTAGCGACAGTTACACCTGATCAAGCATTTCCAACTGTAGCATGTCAAATACAGGAGGCATTAGGTGCAAAAAATGCAGCAGCTATGGATATATCTGCAGCTTGCGCGGGCTTTATGTATGGATTAATTACAGCGAAGCAATTTGTTGAAGGCGGCAGCTATGATTATATACTTGTAGTAGGTGTTGAGAAGCTTTCAAAAATTGTTGACTGGGAAGATCGTAATACAGCTGTGTTATTCGGTGATGGTGCAAGTGCAGCTATCGTATCGAAAGTGTCTGAGGGACGCGGTATTTTATCATTTGAGCTTGGCGCAGATGGCACAGGTGGGAAATATTTATGCTTAGATGAACGCAATGCGATTGCGATGAATGGTAGAGAAGTATTTAAGTTCGCTGTGCGTCAAATGGGCGAATCTGCGATGAACGTTGTTGAAAAAGCTGGTTATAATAAAGAAGATGTAGATTATTTAATTCCACATCAGGCGAATATTCGCATTATGGAAGCGGCTCGTGAGCGCTTAGGCTTACCAGAGGAAAAAATGTCGAAAACGATTCATAAATATGGCAATACATCGGCAGCCTCTATTGGTATTTCTTTAGTAGATGACTTAGAAGATGGTAAAATTAAAGAGGATGATTTAATCGTACTCGTTGGATTTGGTGGCGGCTTAACATGGGGAGCTGTCGCACTACGTTGGGGTAAATAA
- a CDS encoding P-loop NTPase fold protein encodes MRIYLDEVKKYYSWVFIFKYAMLLTSALFIIDILNFPTKFLLAYDMKITVILIMLVFLFFILTAVEFHFFDAFKIVSINIIDAIYLVILLSSILYSSISLIYASLSPYKIVSLILMLIIVIELIRIRSGGIKKAIETVGEYKSNVIDLKDIYNGKFSMIEGQPIMLGEKEVDYDLLNRSSVINLLYDTIQNCNPNEGFVISLEGSWGSGKTTIISNVKRMLKTNEGIIIIDELDPWSYANQESLFYSMFDTIIQKSGIKFNSLLTKQMADSIYSSLFGSKKTNMIKSFLKPIDTIDVLKNRINDYLKFSGKKVIFFIDNIDRAESENIVLLFKLIGNVFDFERVIYILSFDNKQVKNAFENNLSIDYQYLKKIIQMQIFVPEVDRSVLEDTMSRCLNNILIAYGEDLSKLSNYHSFIRAICKLTEDFRDFKRYINSVLNTHVNNMNYLDTRDFLSIEYIRLNNIQLYNTIYKNRKYFISHDQMVDKEVYRSVIDRATFNISGNQFFETLFEDQNNAKYLDLLQEIFPYVKRYHTNQQLEYDGNVILRDDSYQEISKNNRICSGKYFDLYFTKTGNEYLEVGNRVGQFVKRINNIQDSEAPAQILKDLLASMPDYYQKEFFERLQLYIDDLQNESIYELTIALFKSINDIDNTRGFFSLSARSRVEIIIWGLLQMINEEQYKEFLEKIKSDYDKVQNISSLLYWFKHDKEGKNITGRMEEMEKLYKEMCASIIEDSIDLYDDEYYNKGNIWGLVRCYEEDLSIIKNYIKDVINKDNIFRLLYDIIGVSQGSELRYSISNENLCYFTTKDDIDEILKDVENVTDDQEFILQVYNNYKNDSRDDWGETGIVSNKILDLKP; translated from the coding sequence ATGAGAATTTATCTTGATGAGGTAAAAAAATATTATAGTTGGGTTTTCATTTTTAAATATGCAATGTTATTAACATCAGCACTTTTTATCATTGATATTTTAAATTTTCCTACTAAGTTTTTATTGGCATATGATATGAAAATCACAGTAATTTTGATAATGTTAGTGTTTTTATTCTTTATATTAACAGCAGTAGAATTTCATTTTTTTGACGCGTTCAAAATTGTTTCGATAAACATAATCGATGCAATATACTTAGTGATTTTACTATCATCAATTTTATATAGTAGTATATCGTTAATATATGCATCTCTTTCCCCGTATAAAATAGTATCGCTAATACTTATGCTAATTATAGTAATAGAACTTATTAGAATAAGATCAGGCGGGATAAAAAAGGCAATTGAAACAGTAGGGGAATACAAATCGAATGTCATTGATTTAAAAGATATTTATAATGGTAAATTTTCAATGATAGAGGGGCAGCCTATTATGTTAGGTGAAAAAGAAGTTGATTATGACTTACTTAACAGAAGTAGCGTTATTAATTTATTATACGATACAATTCAAAACTGTAATCCTAATGAAGGTTTTGTTATTAGCTTGGAGGGGAGTTGGGGCAGTGGTAAAACAACTATAATAAGTAATGTAAAAAGGATGTTAAAAACAAACGAAGGGATAATTATAATTGATGAATTAGATCCATGGTCATATGCTAACCAAGAAAGCCTATTTTACAGCATGTTTGATACAATTATTCAGAAATCAGGAATAAAATTTAATTCATTATTAACTAAGCAAATGGCTGATTCTATTTATAGTAGCCTTTTTGGAAGTAAGAAGACAAATATGATTAAAAGTTTTCTGAAACCAATTGATACAATAGATGTATTGAAAAATAGAATAAATGACTATTTGAAGTTCTCTGGTAAGAAGGTAATCTTCTTTATTGATAATATTGATAGAGCAGAGAGTGAGAATATCGTTTTGTTATTCAAACTTATTGGAAACGTATTTGATTTTGAGCGGGTAATCTATATTCTTTCATTTGATAATAAACAAGTAAAGAACGCTTTTGAAAATAATTTAAGTATTGATTATCAATATTTAAAAAAAATAATTCAAATGCAAATTTTTGTACCAGAAGTAGATAGAAGTGTACTAGAAGACACAATGAGTAGATGTTTGAATAATATATTAATTGCCTATGGTGAGGATTTAAGTAAATTAAGTAATTATCATTCTTTTATTCGCGCTATTTGTAAATTAACAGAGGATTTTAGGGATTTTAAAAGATATATAAATTCGGTATTAAATACCCATGTTAATAACATGAATTATTTGGATACTAGAGATTTTTTATCAATTGAATACATTCGTTTAAATAATATACAATTATACAATACAATATATAAAAACCGAAAATATTTTATTTCTCATGATCAAATGGTAGATAAAGAAGTTTATAGGTCAGTTATTGATAGAGCTACTTTTAATATATCAGGAAACCAATTTTTTGAAACTCTATTTGAAGACCAAAATAATGCCAAATACCTTGATTTATTACAAGAGATTTTTCCATATGTGAAAAGATATCATACTAATCAACAATTAGAATACGATGGGAATGTTATTTTGAGAGATGATTCGTATCAAGAAATATCGAAAAATAATAGAATATGCAGTGGTAAATATTTCGATTTATATTTTACGAAAACAGGAAATGAATATTTGGAAGTTGGAAATAGAGTTGGACAATTTGTGAAAAGAATAAATAATATACAAGACTCAGAAGCTCCAGCACAAATTCTAAAGGATTTATTAGCGAGTATGCCTGATTATTACCAAAAAGAATTCTTCGAAAGATTACAATTATACATAGATGATTTACAAAATGAATCTATTTATGAATTAACAATTGCTTTATTTAAAAGTATAAATGATATTGATAATACTAGAGGTTTCTTTTCTCTGAGTGCCCGTAGTAGAGTAGAAATTATAATTTGGGGATTATTGCAAATGATAAATGAGGAGCAATATAAGGAATTTTTAGAAAAGATAAAAAGTGATTATGATAAAGTGCAAAATATATCCAGTTTATTATACTGGTTTAAACATGATAAGGAAGGTAAAAATATAACTGGTAGAATGGAAGAAATGGAAAAACTCTATAAAGAAATGTGTGCTAGCATTATAGAAGATTCAATTGATCTGTATGATGATGAATATTACAATAAAGGTAATATATGGGGATTGGTTAGGTGTTATGAAGAAGATTTATCTATTATCAAAAATTATATAAAAGATGTTATTAATAAGGATAATATCTTTAGGTTACTGTATGATATCATTGGGGTTTCTCAAGGCAGTGAACTCAGATATTCGATTTCAAATGAAAATTTATGCTATTTTACTACAAAAGATGATATTGATGAAATTCTTAAGGATGTTGAAAATGTCACTGATGACCAAGAATTTATATTGCAGGTTTATAATAACTATAAAAATGATAGTAGGGATGATTGGGGGGAAACAGGCATAGTTTCAAATAAAATATTAGATTTAAAGCCGTAA
- the fabF gene encoding beta-ketoacyl-ACP synthase II, producing MTKRRVVVTGIGAVTPLGTTAQLTWDAIKAGKSGIGPLTRVDAEKFTAKVAAEINDFDIEQFVERKEARKMDRFTQYAVAASMMAAKDADLTITEEMAPRVGVWIGSGIGGMETYEQQFLTFQERGARRVSPFFIPMLIPDMASGQVSIYLGAKGPNSCSVTACASGTNSIGDAFKVIERGDADVMISGGAEAPIVNLAIAGFTANTALTNNADPATASRPFDKERDGFVIGEGAGIVILEELEHALARGAKIYGEVVGYGATGDAHHITAPAPEGEGAARAMQQALNDAGVEPSVVGYINAHGTSTPYNDLFETQAVKTVFGEHAYKLAMSSTKSMTGHLLGAAGGVEAIFTVLALQEGILPPTINLHTPDPECDLDYVANEAREAAIEYALSNSLGFGGHNACLLFKKYS from the coding sequence ATGACAAAACGTAGAGTTGTTGTAACAGGAATCGGAGCAGTAACACCACTTGGAACTACTGCACAATTAACATGGGATGCAATTAAAGCAGGTAAATCGGGAATTGGCCCGTTAACACGTGTAGATGCAGAGAAATTTACAGCGAAAGTAGCAGCTGAAATTAATGATTTTGACATTGAGCAATTTGTAGAGCGTAAAGAAGCACGTAAAATGGATCGCTTTACACAATATGCAGTAGCGGCATCAATGATGGCTGCGAAGGATGCCGATTTAACAATTACAGAAGAAATGGCACCACGTGTAGGTGTTTGGATTGGTTCAGGAATCGGCGGTATGGAAACATATGAGCAGCAATTTTTAACATTCCAAGAACGTGGGGCTCGTCGTGTGAGTCCGTTCTTTATCCCAATGCTTATTCCAGATATGGCTTCGGGTCAAGTATCCATCTATTTAGGGGCAAAAGGACCAAACTCATGCTCTGTAACAGCATGTGCATCTGGTACGAACTCAATTGGAGATGCATTCAAAGTGATTGAACGTGGTGATGCCGATGTGATGATTTCAGGTGGCGCAGAGGCACCAATCGTGAATTTAGCAATTGCAGGCTTTACGGCAAATACAGCTTTGACAAATAACGCTGATCCAGCAACAGCGAGTCGTCCATTCGATAAAGAGCGCGATGGCTTCGTTATTGGTGAAGGGGCAGGTATTGTCATCTTAGAGGAGCTAGAGCATGCTTTAGCACGTGGGGCAAAAATTTATGGTGAAGTCGTTGGTTATGGTGCAACAGGTGATGCGCATCATATTACAGCACCAGCACCAGAGGGTGAGGGCGCTGCACGCGCAATGCAGCAAGCATTGAATGATGCGGGCGTTGAACCAAGTGTGGTAGGCTATATTAATGCACATGGTACAAGTACACCATACAATGATTTGTTTGAAACGCAAGCAGTTAAAACCGTGTTCGGTGAGCATGCATATAAGCTAGCAATGAGCTCAACAAAATCGATGACAGGTCATTTACTAGGCGCTGCTGGAGGCGTTGAAGCAATCTTTACTGTGCTTGCATTGCAAGAGGGCATTTTACCACCAACAATCAATTTACACACACCAGATCCAGAATGTGATTTGGATTATGTTGCAAATGAAGCACGCGAAGCAGCAATCGAGTATGCATTAAGTAACTCACTAGGCTTCGGTGGACATAACGCTTGCTTATTATTTAAGAAATATAGCTAA
- the trpS gene encoding tryptophan--tRNA ligase, translating into MTTIFSGVQPTGTITLGNYIGAMRQFPALQNQGQAIYCIVDQHAITVPQDRLELRKSIRSLAAMYIAVGIDPQKSILFIQSEVPAHAQAAWMLQCVASIGELERMTQFKDKSHGKESVSAALLTYPPLMAADILLYNTNIVPVGEDQKQHIELTRDLAERFNKRYNEILTIPDIQLPKEGARIKSLQEPTKKMSKSDPNTKATIRVLDTPKEIEKKIKSAVTDSEGIVKFDVENKPGVSNLLTIESALSGVSIADLEKKYDGKGYGDFKAGVAAAVIEHLAPIQERYYALIDSPELDDILDTGAEKANAIATKTLKKMENAMGLGRKRR; encoded by the coding sequence ATGACAACAATTTTTTCAGGCGTTCAGCCAACAGGTACCATTACGCTCGGTAACTATATCGGGGCAATGAGGCAATTTCCAGCGTTACAAAATCAAGGTCAAGCGATTTATTGCATCGTTGACCAGCACGCAATCACCGTACCACAGGATCGCTTAGAGCTACGTAAAAGCATTCGAAGCCTTGCTGCGATGTATATTGCAGTCGGTATTGACCCGCAAAAATCAATTTTATTTATTCAATCAGAGGTTCCTGCACATGCACAAGCTGCATGGATGCTACAATGTGTCGCCTCTATCGGCGAATTAGAGCGCATGACGCAATTTAAAGATAAATCACACGGTAAAGAGTCAGTATCTGCCGCATTACTAACATATCCACCATTAATGGCAGCAGATATTTTGCTATATAATACAAATATCGTTCCTGTTGGTGAGGATCAAAAGCAGCATATTGAATTAACACGTGATTTAGCAGAGCGCTTCAACAAACGTTACAATGAGATTTTGACAATTCCAGATATTCAATTGCCAAAGGAAGGCGCACGCATTAAATCATTGCAAGAACCAACGAAAAAAATGAGCAAGTCCGATCCAAATACAAAAGCGACAATTCGCGTTTTAGATACACCAAAGGAAATTGAAAAGAAAATTAAATCGGCCGTAACAGATTCAGAAGGCATCGTGAAGTTCGATGTAGAAAATAAACCAGGTGTATCGAACTTATTAACAATTGAATCTGCATTATCTGGCGTTTCCATTGCAGATTTAGAAAAGAAATATGATGGTAAAGGCTACGGCGATTTTAAAGCAGGTGTAGCAGCTGCTGTTATCGAGCATTTAGCACCAATTCAAGAGCGCTATTATGCATTAATTGATTCCCCTGAATTAGATGATATTTTAGATACAGGTGCTGAAAAAGCGAATGCAATCGCAACGAAAACGCTTAAGAAGATGGAGAACGCCATGGGTTTAGGTCGAAAACGACGATAA
- a CDS encoding Crp/Fnr family transcriptional regulator translates to MSFQTIPTEIFQLFEEHGSLIKIDKGHQLFQEGEKAHHIFLIKSGIIQLSKETEQGKELTLRICGDGVIIGESSPFCQLNYHMVNARALETATLLSLSHNTFELLVTEHPKLMMEYLQWVQIEAMKHQSRLRDLMLHGKKGALYSTLIRLTNTYGEVQEDGSIFINFTLTNTELANLCATSRELINRMLNDLKKRNIISFNKSYITIHDLQFLKNEINCENCPLTICRID, encoded by the coding sequence ATGTCTTTTCAAACAATCCCTACAGAGATTTTTCAGCTATTTGAAGAACATGGTTCATTAATAAAAATTGATAAAGGTCATCAGCTCTTTCAAGAAGGTGAAAAAGCACATCACATATTTTTAATTAAAAGCGGAATTATCCAGCTTAGTAAGGAAACCGAGCAAGGTAAGGAATTAACTTTACGTATTTGTGGTGATGGTGTCATTATTGGGGAAAGCTCGCCATTTTGTCAGCTTAACTATCATATGGTTAACGCTAGAGCATTAGAGACAGCCACATTATTATCACTTTCACATAACACGTTCGAATTGTTAGTAACAGAACATCCCAAATTAATGATGGAATATTTACAATGGGTGCAAATCGAGGCGATGAAACATCAAAGTCGCTTGCGCGATTTAATGCTTCATGGAAAAAAGGGAGCGCTTTATTCAACATTAATTCGCCTAACTAATACGTATGGAGAAGTGCAAGAGGATGGTTCTATCTTTATCAATTTCACTTTAACGAATACCGAGTTAGCAAACCTGTGTGCTACAAGTCGTGAATTGATTAATCGTATGCTCAATGATTTGAAAAAGCGCAACATCATTTCCTTTAACAAAAGCTACATTACGATACATGATTTACAGTTTTTAAAGAATGAAATTAATTGTGAAAATTGTCCTTTAACGATTTGCCGAATTGATTAA
- a CDS encoding ATP-dependent Clp protease ATP-binding subunit encodes MQFKQTEDNRPPLEQFGRNLIEEVKKGKMDPVIGRDEEIRNVIRILTRKTKNNPVLIGEPGVGKTAIVEGLAQRIVRKDVPEGLKDAELYELDMSALIAGASYRGQFEERLKAVLKQVKDSEGRIILFIDEIHTIVGAGKTDGAMDAGNMLKPMLARGELHCIGATTLDEYRMYIEKDPALERRFQQVLVREPSIEDTVSILRGLKERFELHHAVRIHDRAIIAAAELSNRYITERFLPDKAIDLIDEACAMIRTEIDSMPQELDMIKRRLMQLEIEEQALQKEKDEASKKRLETLRNEIAELKASSNDMMTQWEAEKASLQSIQKKREQLDKHRRDLEEAESKYDLNKAAELRHGKIPTLEKELAELEASLNDEEARLLREEVTADEIASIVARWTGIPVMKLVEGEREKLLRLKDVLHERVVGQDNAVTLVTEAVWRARAGIKDPTKPIGSFLFLGPTGVGKTELAKALAAQLFDSEDHFIRIDMSEYMEKHSVSRLVGAPPGYIGYEEGGQLTEAVRRNPYAVVLLDEIEKAHPDVANILLQVLDDGRITDSQGRNVNFSNTVIIMTSNIGSSYLLEANEQAEELVMTALRQHFKPELLNRVDDIITFHALTNEHFYAIAWKYVHQLQARIAEQEITVNVDDAVVRWVVEQGVDVQFGARPLKRFVQRHIETAVAKALLQGNVLPGDTLEVTLLDGAVHIEKFHN; translated from the coding sequence ATGCAATTTAAACAAACAGAAGATAATCGTCCCCCTTTAGAACAATTTGGGCGGAATTTAATCGAAGAAGTGAAGAAGGGGAAAATGGACCCTGTTATTGGGCGAGATGAAGAAATTCGCAATGTCATTCGCATCTTAACAAGAAAAACAAAAAACAATCCTGTACTAATTGGTGAGCCAGGTGTCGGGAAGACAGCTATCGTTGAAGGGTTAGCACAGCGTATTGTACGCAAAGATGTGCCAGAAGGATTAAAGGATGCAGAGCTGTACGAATTAGATATGAGTGCATTAATTGCAGGTGCGAGCTATCGTGGGCAATTTGAGGAGCGCTTAAAGGCTGTATTGAAGCAAGTGAAGGATTCAGAAGGGCGCATCATTTTATTTATTGATGAAATTCATACAATTGTTGGCGCAGGTAAAACAGATGGTGCAATGGATGCAGGAAATATGCTGAAACCAATGCTAGCGCGCGGTGAATTGCATTGCATTGGGGCAACAACTTTAGATGAGTACCGTATGTATATTGAGAAGGACCCTGCATTAGAGCGTCGCTTCCAGCAAGTATTAGTGCGTGAGCCTTCTATCGAGGATACCGTATCAATTTTACGTGGCTTGAAGGAGCGCTTTGAGCTACACCATGCTGTGCGCATTCATGACCGTGCGATTATTGCGGCGGCAGAATTATCAAATCGTTATATTACGGAACGCTTTTTACCAGATAAAGCGATTGATTTAATTGATGAGGCATGTGCGATGATTCGTACAGAAATTGATTCAATGCCACAGGAGCTCGATATGATAAAGCGTCGTTTGATGCAGCTTGAAATCGAGGAACAAGCATTACAGAAGGAAAAAGATGAGGCAAGTAAAAAACGCCTCGAAACATTAAGGAATGAAATTGCTGAATTGAAAGCATCATCAAATGATATGATGACACAATGGGAAGCTGAAAAGGCGAGCTTGCAATCCATTCAAAAGAAACGTGAGCAGCTCGATAAACATCGTCGTGATTTAGAAGAGGCGGAGAGCAAATATGATTTAAACAAAGCAGCAGAGCTACGACATGGTAAAATTCCAACATTGGAAAAAGAGTTAGCAGAGCTTGAAGCATCTTTAAATGATGAGGAAGCACGTCTATTACGTGAGGAAGTAACCGCTGATGAAATTGCTTCTATCGTTGCGCGTTGGACAGGCATTCCTGTCATGAAGCTGGTAGAGGGAGAACGTGAAAAGCTACTGCGCTTAAAGGATGTTTTACATGAGCGTGTCGTAGGACAGGACAATGCGGTAACACTCGTTACGGAAGCGGTATGGCGTGCACGTGCAGGTATTAAAGATCCAACAAAGCCTATAGGTTCATTTTTATTTTTAGGACCTACAGGTGTTGGGAAAACAGAGCTAGCCAAAGCGTTAGCTGCACAATTATTCGACTCAGAGGATCACTTTATTCGCATTGATATGAGTGAGTATATGGAAAAGCATAGTGTTTCAAGACTTGTTGGTGCACCTCCAGGCTATATTGGCTATGAGGAGGGTGGGCAGTTAACAGAGGCAGTACGCCGTAATCCATATGCAGTTGTGTTATTGGATGAAATTGAGAAAGCTCATCCAGATGTCGCGAATATTTTGTTACAAGTGCTAGATGATGGACGCATTACAGATAGCCAAGGGCGTAATGTCAACTTTAGCAATACGGTTATTATTATGACATCAAATATTGGCTCAAGCTATTTACTGGAAGCAAATGAACAGGCTGAGGAACTTGTCATGACAGCTCTTCGTCAGCATTTCAAGCCAGAGCTATTGAATCGTGTTGATGATATTATTACATTCCATGCTTTAACGAATGAACATTTTTATGCAATCGCTTGGAAATATGTTCACCAGCTACAGGCACGCATTGCAGAGCAGGAAATTACTGTGAATGTGGATGATGCAGTTGTTCGGTGGGTTGTAGAACAAGGCGTCGACGTACAATTTGGCGCACGTCCGTTGAAACGCTTCGTACAACGTCATATTGAAACGGCCGTGGCAAAGGCGTTGTTACAAGGTAATGTATTGCCAGGGGATACATTAGAAGTAACATTGCTTGATGGAGCGGTGCATATTGAGAAGTTTCATAACTAA